The region ATGCCGTCGCGGCCGATCTGCCAGCCGCTGTCGCGGGCCTCGGCCGATTGCGGGCTGGCCGGATCGGTCAGCGGGTTGGAATTGTTGAGATGAACGAAGATGCGCTGGCCGGTGGGCACCTGCGCCAGCGCGCGGATGCTGTCCGAGGCCGACAGATGGCCCATGCGGCGGCCGGTTTTCTGGCCCAGCCCGGCAGCGATCATCTCGCCATCCTGCCACAGCGTGCCATCGAACATCAGCAGATCAGCGGCGGCGATGCGGGCCTTGAGCCAACCCGGCAGATCAGCACAGCCGGGGATATAGAGCGCGCGGCGGTCGCCCGCCATCAGTTCGACGCCCACGGTATTCTCGCCCATCAGCCCGGTCTCGACCTGCTCGCCCTCGAGATAGAGTGGCACCTTGCCCGGCACGGCGAACAGCGTCGCGGTCAGGCCGGGGGCAAGGTCGAAGGGCTGATCCAGCGCGATGGGCCGGCGCGGCACGAAATCGGGGTTCACCGCGCTCAGCATCGGGTTGGCGTCCAGTGCAGCGAGAATGGTTTCGGTGCCGAAGAGGTCGAAAGGCTGACTTTCGCGCAGTGTCAGCAGGCCCGCCACATGGTCGATATCGCCATTGGTCACCAGAACCGAGCGAAGCGGCATCTGGCGCAACCCGGACGGATGCAGCGCCGGGGTGGCGGCCAGTTGCGTGCGGATATCGGGCGAGGCGTTGATGATCGCCCAGTCCTGCCCGTTGGCGGACAGGGCAATGCTGCTTTGACTCATCGGCGGAATCCGCCCGTCCCGCGCCGCCTTGCAGTTGGCGCAGCCGCAATTCCATTGCGGCAGTCCACCGCCCGCCGCCGCGCCCAGGATGAT is a window of Paracoccus zhejiangensis DNA encoding:
- the pqqB gene encoding pyrroloquinoline quinone biosynthesis protein PqqB — protein: MRIIILGAAAGGGLPQWNCGCANCKAARDGRIPPMSQSSIALSANGQDWAIINASPDIRTQLAATPALHPSGLRQMPLRSVLVTNGDIDHVAGLLTLRESQPFDLFGTETILAALDANPMLSAVNPDFVPRRPIALDQPFDLAPGLTATLFAVPGKVPLYLEGEQVETGLMGENTVGVELMAGDRRALYIPGCADLPGWLKARIAAADLLMFDGTLWQDGEMIAAGLGQKTGRRMGHLSASDSIRALAQVPTGQRIFVHLNNSNPLTDPASPQSAEARDSGWQIGRDGMEITL